A window of Ignavibacterium sp. contains these coding sequences:
- a CDS encoding TatD family hydrolase — MFVDTHAHLFYENFKNDLDEVIKRAKENGVDYILVPATDIKTAEETLKLCDNYDFIYAAVGVHPHDTKDWDDSLLSKIEQLAKNPKVVAIGEIGLDYYYDFSPRTQQIKAFRSQIELALKLELPVIIHNRDSDEDMMEIISSYCSTGLKAHFHCFNASLNDAIEYMKMNHFISFTGNITFKKSDQLRNILKLIDLNHLLLETDSPFMTPVPHRGKRNEPAFVKLVAEKIAEVHNTPVEDISRITSLNAFRMFGIGSKPKVSFTYKLGNSLYINVTNRCNADCVFCRRKEDPFLRGYNLGMTKSEEPGADVYIKEIGDPKQYDEIVFCGYGEPTIRWDLVKEIARYVKEHGGKTRLNTNGHGNFINRRDITPEMKGLIDVVSISFNTFNPRQYAEIMRVDELHFYEMLDFAKKCKPFVEKVVMTVVDFDEIEIEKAKKVVEEEIGAEFRVRHYF; from the coding sequence ATGTTCGTAGATACTCACGCACATCTTTTTTATGAGAACTTTAAAAATGATTTGGATGAAGTTATAAAGCGTGCAAAAGAAAATGGTGTTGATTACATTCTCGTTCCTGCCACTGACATCAAAACTGCTGAAGAAACACTTAAACTTTGTGATAATTACGATTTCATTTACGCTGCAGTTGGAGTTCATCCTCACGACACCAAAGATTGGGATGATTCCTTACTCAGTAAAATTGAACAGCTTGCAAAGAATCCCAAAGTTGTTGCAATAGGTGAAATAGGCTTGGATTATTACTATGATTTTTCACCCAGGACACAGCAAATAAAAGCATTCCGATCTCAAATAGAACTTGCGCTTAAACTTGAATTACCTGTCATCATTCATAATCGTGATTCTGATGAGGATATGATGGAAATAATTTCATCATATTGTTCAACAGGATTGAAAGCACACTTCCATTGTTTCAATGCTTCACTTAACGATGCAATTGAGTACATGAAAATGAATCACTTTATTTCTTTCACAGGAAATATCACATTTAAAAAAAGTGATCAACTGAGGAATATTCTGAAGCTCATTGATCTTAACCATTTGTTGCTTGAAACTGATTCACCATTTATGACACCGGTTCCACATCGTGGAAAGAGAAATGAACCGGCATTCGTAAAACTTGTTGCGGAAAAAATAGCAGAAGTTCACAATACACCGGTTGAGGATATCTCAAGAATAACTTCACTGAATGCTTTCAGAATGTTTGGAATAGGAAGTAAACCAAAAGTGAGTTTTACTTACAAACTTGGTAATTCACTTTACATAAATGTAACCAACCGATGCAATGCTGATTGTGTTTTCTGCAGAAGAAAAGAGGATCCTTTTTTAAGAGGATATAATCTTGGTATGACAAAATCGGAAGAGCCTGGCGCAGATGTTTATATAAAAGAAATCGGCGATCCCAAACAATATGATGAAATTGTATTTTGTGGCTATGGTGAGCCAACAATTCGTTGGGACTTAGTTAAAGAAATTGCCAGATATGTTAAAGAGCATGGCGGAAAGACAAGATTGAATACAAATGGTCACGGAAATTTTATTAATCGACGCGATATAACACCTGAAATGAAAGGATTGATTGATGTTGTGTCAATTAGCTTCAATACTTTTAATCCAAGACAATATGCCGAGATAATGCGAGTAGATGAATTGCATTTTTATGAAATGCTCGACTTCGCAAAGAAGTGCAAACCATTTGTAGAAAAAGTTGTAATGACTGTAGTTGATTTTGATGAAATTGAAATTGAAAAAGCAAAGAAAGTCGTTGAAGAAGAAATTGGTGCCGAATTCAGAGTACGGCATTATTTCTAA
- the dacB gene encoding D-alanyl-D-alanine carboxypeptidase/D-alanyl-D-alanine-endopeptidase encodes MLNKLLFSFLIITISFPQSLSTKLNKIIGNKFFDTCLVAVQVEDLTGNKTLFKKNEKMLLRPASNMKILTSAAGLIFLGENYEFTTRLYYDGYISNDTLNGNLYFEGGCDPDFTTNDFYHFLNSIQEKNIRHVNGNIFGDISFKDSLYWGKGWMWDDDPSSDAPRLSALNLNDNCVTIVTSENTIGLYPKTNFVDLIFNEKDSVFSVSRDWLNGTNKILINGKSNYIDSIKVNIINPEKYFLTVFREILDSNGISVSGEIGLRKVNENSKLLESFKRKYSDVIINLNKNSDNLSAEMTLYALSEKYFGKPASADSGLKMIKTLIDSLGLNSENYRLVDGSGVSHYNVISAELIVKSLKYIYQKYPDWFKILYDSFPVAGVDGTLENRMKLSNAVNNVHAKTGTLTGVSCLSGYVTTRRNHLLAFSIMMQNFVGSSKRARDFQDKICEILSNY; translated from the coding sequence ATGCTTAATAAACTACTGTTTTCTTTTCTGATAATAACTATCTCCTTCCCTCAATCCTTATCGACAAAGCTCAATAAAATAATCGGGAATAAATTTTTTGATACTTGTTTAGTTGCTGTTCAGGTTGAGGATCTTACCGGAAATAAAACTTTATTCAAAAAAAACGAAAAGATGCTTCTTCGACCAGCTTCAAACATGAAAATTTTAACAAGTGCTGCCGGATTGATTTTTCTTGGAGAAAATTATGAGTTCACTACCCGACTTTATTATGACGGATACATATCTAACGACACATTGAATGGAAATCTATACTTTGAAGGAGGTTGCGATCCTGATTTTACAACAAATGATTTTTATCATTTTCTAAATTCTATTCAAGAAAAAAATATCAGACATGTAAACGGAAATATTTTTGGCGATATTTCATTCAAAGATTCTTTGTATTGGGGAAAAGGTTGGATGTGGGACGATGATCCGTCATCAGACGCTCCACGATTAAGTGCTCTTAATCTTAATGATAATTGTGTTACGATCGTGACTTCAGAGAATACAATCGGGTTATATCCGAAAACAAATTTTGTAGATTTAATTTTTAATGAAAAGGACTCCGTTTTTTCAGTTAGCCGTGATTGGCTTAATGGAACAAATAAAATTTTAATAAATGGAAAATCAAACTATATTGATTCAATCAAAGTGAACATCATAAATCCGGAAAAATATTTTCTGACGGTCTTCAGAGAAATTCTGGATTCAAATGGAATTTCAGTCTCAGGAGAAATTGGATTGAGGAAGGTAAATGAAAACAGCAAGCTTCTTGAATCATTTAAAAGAAAATATTCAGATGTGATAATTAATCTGAATAAGAATAGCGATAATCTTAGCGCTGAGATGACTTTGTATGCTTTGTCAGAAAAATATTTTGGAAAACCTGCTTCAGCCGACAGCGGGTTAAAAATGATTAAAACACTTATTGATTCTCTGGGATTAAATTCAGAGAATTATCGCTTAGTGGATGGTTCCGGAGTTTCACATTATAATGTTATCAGCGCAGAGCTGATTGTGAAATCATTAAAATATATTTATCAGAAATATCCGGATTGGTTCAAGATACTTTATGATTCTTTTCCTGTTGCCGGAGTTGATGGTACTTTGGAAAACAGAATGAAGCTTTCTAACGCAGTTAATAATGTTCATGCTAAAACCGGCACATTGACTGGTGTAAGTTGTCTTTCAGGATATGTTACAACAAGAAGAAATCATCTGCTGGCATTTTCAATAATGATGCAGAATTTTGTCGGCTCTTCCAAACGAGCAAGAGATTTTCAGGATAAAATTTGCGAAATATTGAGTAATTATTAA